Proteins encoded in a region of the Onthophagus taurus isolate NC chromosome 10, IU_Otau_3.0, whole genome shotgun sequence genome:
- the LOC111416603 gene encoding zinc finger MIZ domain-containing protein 1 isoform X2 yields the protein MLEYTSYRNWSPGGTTAQQQLSVVTTVWGVTTSSQSGPHGGGVGGGGGGFSNTTNNANQLINCNPTTNQQQQSQFNPVNIKQHQQHTNYQAGYRQSGPGAGSYGANGGMNSSEVGTYGGNSALSTAAMVAAATATATATASVVALQDNNHQFGAQQYNQQVYQQRMMPMNGMNPMNSMNGMNGMSNMNPMSPMNNMAAGMGMNMHAGNMMGNMGPKMGGLQGPSNAAMYQRRMTPYPSPGMHMTQKRGGQGGYSNTNCPSMNPLNPSLNPSLNPSMNPSLNPSLNPSMNPSMNPSMNPMNPNFNTQYPGYGARQPSSYQNQYPSQQRLAMNASFGPESMAPRGANTMRQNTPPYNQQGQYYSGGSMSMGQFHTGGTSAQYMNGTNQVQYASTNQFQQDVNMRNNMSYQHSPVPGNPTPPLTPASSIPPYISPNPDVKPNFNELKPPLPQVQNDELRLTFPVRDGIILPPFRLEHNLAVSNHVFQLKPTVHQTLMWRSDLELQLKCFHHEDRQMNTNWPQSVQVSVNATPLVIDRGDKTSHKPLYLKDVCQPGRNTIQITVAACCCSHLFVLQLVHRPSVRSVLQGLLRKRLLPAEHCISKIKRNFNNTNGSTSLNERDRDAVEQTALKVSLKCPITFKRITLPARGHECKHIQCFDLESYLQLNCERGSWRCPVCNKPAQLEGLEVDQYMWGILNTLNSSECEEVTIDREANWKPTKIMGTNIKMENEESESCASKRLNKAMSPGSMTLPTMNNWDMSQAMSPYIPPDMNSIASGSMMNGPPTYNNSRTNQYDFSTTGSGNNPGDYSGGNGPLTHLSESVNSLDPLNAMEKSLNEQMPHTPHTPHTPHTPHTPGGGTPGSAHTPGGGTGPPSVPPADNNQQNNSSGNNNGSNNANNNSNNSNNNTSSGNSDNSVPEIPSDLNFDPAAVIDGEGTGQEALNLLPESVDPLELLTYLNQPDLNTPPSSGSSSGGPGNTTSDDILALFE from the exons ATGCTGGAGTATACATCCTATag AAATTGGTCGCCCGGTGGCACCACGGCTCAGCAGCAATTGTCCGTCGTGACCACCGTCTGGGGTGTCACCACGTCGAGCCAGTCGGGGCCCCACGGCGGCGGCGTCGGCGGCGGCGGAGGAGGCTTTTCAAACACCACAAACAACGCCAATCAACTCATCAATTGCAATCCAACAACCAACCAGCAACAACAATCACAATTTAACCCAGTTAATATAAAACAACACCAACAACATACTAATTATCAAGCTGGTTATAGGCAAAGTGGGCCTGG AGCGGGTAGCTATGGAGCTAATGGTGGAATGAACTCTTCGGAAGTTGGTACCTACGGGGGCAACAGCGCCCTTTCAACAGCAGCCATGGTAGCGGCGGCCACCGCAACGGCAACCGCCACAGCAAGCGTGGTCGCCCTCCAAGATAATAATCATCAATTTGGTGCTCAACAATACAACCAGCAAGTGTACCAACAACGCATGATGCCCATGAACGGGATGAACCCAATGAACTCCATGAACGGCATGAACGGAATGAGCAACATGAACCCCATGTCTCCCATGAACAATATGGCCGCGGGTATGGGAATGAACATGCACGCGGGGAACATGATGGGGAACATGGGCCCAAAAATGGGCGGTCTCCAAGGTCCGAGTAACGCGGCGATGTATCAAAGGCGGATGACGCCGTATCCTTCGCCGGGGATGCACATGACTCAAAAACGAGGCGGGCAAGGAGGATACTCGAATACTAATTGCCCAAGTATGAATCCATTAAATCCCTCATTGAATCCTTCTTTAAACCCATCGATGAATCCCTCCTTGAATCCTTCTCTAAACCCATCGATGAACCCATCGATGAATCCTTCGATGAACCCCATGAATCCAAACTTTAACACCCAATACCCCGGATACGGCGCGCGGCAACCGTCATCGTACCAAAATCAATATCCGTCGCAACAACGACTGGCGATGAACGCCAGCTTCGGACCGGAATCGATGGCTCCAAGAGGCGCGAACACCATGAGACAGAACACGCCCCCTTACAACCAGCAAGGACAGTATTATTCCGGCGGATCAATGAGCATGGGTCAATTCCATACCGGCGGGACCTCCGCTCAATACATGAACGGAACCAACCAAGTCCAATATGCATCAACGAACCAGTTCCAGCAAGATGTGAATATGAGGAATAACATGAGTTACCAGCATAGCCCCGTTCCGGGGAATCCCACCCCACCATTAACCCCCGCGAGCAGTATACCACCGTATATTAGTCCAAACCCGGATGTTAAACCGAATTTTAACGAGTTGAAACCACCTCTACCACAAGTACaaa ATGACGAGTTAAGATTAACTTTCCCAGTTCGTGATGGAATAATTTTACCTCCGTTCCGTTTAGAACATAACCTAGCCGTCAGTAACCATGTGTTCCAATTGAAACCGACCGTTCATCAAACGTTGATGTGGCGATCCGATTTAGAGCTACAATTAAAATGCTTCCACCACGAAGATCGACAGATGAACACCAATTGGCCCCAATCGGTTCAAGTTTCAGTGAACGCAACTCCCTTAGTTATCGACCGCGGTGACAAAACCTCGCACAAACCGCTCTATCTGAAAGACGTTTGTCAACCGGGAAGGAACACAATACAAATTACCGTGGCCGCATGTTGTTGT TCTCATCTTTTTGTACTTCAATTGGTTCATCGTCCAAGTGTAAGATCCGTTTTACAAGGATTACTACGAAAAAGACTCCTACCCGCCGAACAttgtatatcaaaaataaaacggaatttcaataacactaaTGGATCGACAAGTTTAAACGAAAGGGATCGCGATGCCGTTGAACAAACAGCTCTGAAAGTTTCGTTAAAGTGCCCCATCACCTTTAAAAGGATAACATTGCCGGCGAGGGGGCACGAATGCAAGCACATACAATGTTTCGATTTGGAGtcttatttacaattaaattgcGAAAGGGGATCGTGGAGATGTCCGGTTTGCaa caAACCTGCGCAATTAGAAGGATTGGAAGTGGATCAATACATGTGGGGTATTTTGAATACACTAAACAGTTCGGAATGCGAAGAAGTGACCATCGATCGAGAAGCGAATTGGAAACCGACCAAAATCATGGGCACTAACATAAAAATGGAGAATGAAGAGAGCGAGTCGTGCGCTTCGAAACGGCTCAACAAGGCGATGTCACCCGGAAGTATGACCTTGCCCACCATGAACAACTGGGATATGTCACAGGCGATGTCCCCGTACATCCCGCCGGATATGAACAGCATCGCGAGCGGATCCATGATGAACGGACCACCCACGTACAATAATTCCAGAACGAATCAGTACGATTTTAGCACAACCGGAAGTGGAAACAACCCTGGCGATTACTCCGGAGGAAATGGACCTTTAACGCATTTAAGTGAAAGTGTTAATTCACTTGATCCATTAAATGCCATGGAAAAAAGTCTCAATGAACAA atGCCTCATACACCTCACACTCCACATACACCCCACACACCTCACACCCCCGGGGGCGGAACACCGGGTTCTGCACACACTCCAGGTGGAGGAACGGGACCTCCAAGTGTACCACCCGCCGATAATAATCAACAAAATAACTCGTCCGGAAATAATAACGGCTCGAACAACGCAAACAACAACAGCAACAATTCAAACAATAATACGAGCAGTGGAAATTCTGATAATTCAGTACCGGAAATACCGTCGGATCTTAATTTTGATCCAGCGGCCGTGATAGATGGTGAAGGAACCGGACAAGAAGCCCTaaac TTACTCCCAGAAAGTGTTGACCCATTAGAACTATTAACATATTTGAATCAACCGGATTTAAATACACCACCGTCGAGCGGAAGTAGCAGTGGGGGACCCGGAAACACCACCAGCGACGATATTCTCGCTTTATTCGAATAG
- the LOC111416603 gene encoding zinc finger MIZ domain-containing protein 1 isoform X1, whose amino-acid sequence MLEYTSYRNWSPGGTTAQQQLSVVTTVWGVTTSSQSGPHGGGVGGGGGGFSNTTNNANQLINCNPTTNQQQQSQFNPVNIKQHQQHTNYQAGYRQSGPGAGSYGANGGMNSSEVGTYGGNSALSTAAMVAAATATATATASVVALQDNNHQFGAQQYNQQVYQQRMMPMNGMNPMNSMNGMNGMSNMNPMSPMNNMAAGMGMNMHAGNMMGNMGPKMGGLQGPSNAAMYQRRMTPYPSPGMHMTQKRGGQGGYSNTNCPSMNPLNPSLNPSLNPSMNPSLNPSLNPSMNPSMNPSMNPMNPNFNTQYPGYGARQPSSYQNQYPSQQRLAMNASFGPESMAPRGANTMRQNTPPYNQQGQYYSGGSMSMGQFHTGGTSAQYMNGTNQVQYASTNQFQQDVNMRNNMSYQHSPVPGNPTPPLTPASSIPPYISPNPDVKPNFNELKPPLPQVQKDDELRLTFPVRDGIILPPFRLEHNLAVSNHVFQLKPTVHQTLMWRSDLELQLKCFHHEDRQMNTNWPQSVQVSVNATPLVIDRGDKTSHKPLYLKDVCQPGRNTIQITVAACCCSHLFVLQLVHRPSVRSVLQGLLRKRLLPAEHCISKIKRNFNNTNGSTSLNERDRDAVEQTALKVSLKCPITFKRITLPARGHECKHIQCFDLESYLQLNCERGSWRCPVCNKPAQLEGLEVDQYMWGILNTLNSSECEEVTIDREANWKPTKIMGTNIKMENEESESCASKRLNKAMSPGSMTLPTMNNWDMSQAMSPYIPPDMNSIASGSMMNGPPTYNNSRTNQYDFSTTGSGNNPGDYSGGNGPLTHLSESVNSLDPLNAMEKSLNEQMPHTPHTPHTPHTPHTPGGGTPGSAHTPGGGTGPPSVPPADNNQQNNSSGNNNGSNNANNNSNNSNNNTSSGNSDNSVPEIPSDLNFDPAAVIDGEGTGQEALNLLPESVDPLELLTYLNQPDLNTPPSSGSSSGGPGNTTSDDILALFE is encoded by the exons ATGCTGGAGTATACATCCTATag AAATTGGTCGCCCGGTGGCACCACGGCTCAGCAGCAATTGTCCGTCGTGACCACCGTCTGGGGTGTCACCACGTCGAGCCAGTCGGGGCCCCACGGCGGCGGCGTCGGCGGCGGCGGAGGAGGCTTTTCAAACACCACAAACAACGCCAATCAACTCATCAATTGCAATCCAACAACCAACCAGCAACAACAATCACAATTTAACCCAGTTAATATAAAACAACACCAACAACATACTAATTATCAAGCTGGTTATAGGCAAAGTGGGCCTGG AGCGGGTAGCTATGGAGCTAATGGTGGAATGAACTCTTCGGAAGTTGGTACCTACGGGGGCAACAGCGCCCTTTCAACAGCAGCCATGGTAGCGGCGGCCACCGCAACGGCAACCGCCACAGCAAGCGTGGTCGCCCTCCAAGATAATAATCATCAATTTGGTGCTCAACAATACAACCAGCAAGTGTACCAACAACGCATGATGCCCATGAACGGGATGAACCCAATGAACTCCATGAACGGCATGAACGGAATGAGCAACATGAACCCCATGTCTCCCATGAACAATATGGCCGCGGGTATGGGAATGAACATGCACGCGGGGAACATGATGGGGAACATGGGCCCAAAAATGGGCGGTCTCCAAGGTCCGAGTAACGCGGCGATGTATCAAAGGCGGATGACGCCGTATCCTTCGCCGGGGATGCACATGACTCAAAAACGAGGCGGGCAAGGAGGATACTCGAATACTAATTGCCCAAGTATGAATCCATTAAATCCCTCATTGAATCCTTCTTTAAACCCATCGATGAATCCCTCCTTGAATCCTTCTCTAAACCCATCGATGAACCCATCGATGAATCCTTCGATGAACCCCATGAATCCAAACTTTAACACCCAATACCCCGGATACGGCGCGCGGCAACCGTCATCGTACCAAAATCAATATCCGTCGCAACAACGACTGGCGATGAACGCCAGCTTCGGACCGGAATCGATGGCTCCAAGAGGCGCGAACACCATGAGACAGAACACGCCCCCTTACAACCAGCAAGGACAGTATTATTCCGGCGGATCAATGAGCATGGGTCAATTCCATACCGGCGGGACCTCCGCTCAATACATGAACGGAACCAACCAAGTCCAATATGCATCAACGAACCAGTTCCAGCAAGATGTGAATATGAGGAATAACATGAGTTACCAGCATAGCCCCGTTCCGGGGAATCCCACCCCACCATTAACCCCCGCGAGCAGTATACCACCGTATATTAGTCCAAACCCGGATGTTAAACCGAATTTTAACGAGTTGAAACCACCTCTACCACAAGTACaaa aaGATGACGAGTTAAGATTAACTTTCCCAGTTCGTGATGGAATAATTTTACCTCCGTTCCGTTTAGAACATAACCTAGCCGTCAGTAACCATGTGTTCCAATTGAAACCGACCGTTCATCAAACGTTGATGTGGCGATCCGATTTAGAGCTACAATTAAAATGCTTCCACCACGAAGATCGACAGATGAACACCAATTGGCCCCAATCGGTTCAAGTTTCAGTGAACGCAACTCCCTTAGTTATCGACCGCGGTGACAAAACCTCGCACAAACCGCTCTATCTGAAAGACGTTTGTCAACCGGGAAGGAACACAATACAAATTACCGTGGCCGCATGTTGTTGT TCTCATCTTTTTGTACTTCAATTGGTTCATCGTCCAAGTGTAAGATCCGTTTTACAAGGATTACTACGAAAAAGACTCCTACCCGCCGAACAttgtatatcaaaaataaaacggaatttcaataacactaaTGGATCGACAAGTTTAAACGAAAGGGATCGCGATGCCGTTGAACAAACAGCTCTGAAAGTTTCGTTAAAGTGCCCCATCACCTTTAAAAGGATAACATTGCCGGCGAGGGGGCACGAATGCAAGCACATACAATGTTTCGATTTGGAGtcttatttacaattaaattgcGAAAGGGGATCGTGGAGATGTCCGGTTTGCaa caAACCTGCGCAATTAGAAGGATTGGAAGTGGATCAATACATGTGGGGTATTTTGAATACACTAAACAGTTCGGAATGCGAAGAAGTGACCATCGATCGAGAAGCGAATTGGAAACCGACCAAAATCATGGGCACTAACATAAAAATGGAGAATGAAGAGAGCGAGTCGTGCGCTTCGAAACGGCTCAACAAGGCGATGTCACCCGGAAGTATGACCTTGCCCACCATGAACAACTGGGATATGTCACAGGCGATGTCCCCGTACATCCCGCCGGATATGAACAGCATCGCGAGCGGATCCATGATGAACGGACCACCCACGTACAATAATTCCAGAACGAATCAGTACGATTTTAGCACAACCGGAAGTGGAAACAACCCTGGCGATTACTCCGGAGGAAATGGACCTTTAACGCATTTAAGTGAAAGTGTTAATTCACTTGATCCATTAAATGCCATGGAAAAAAGTCTCAATGAACAA atGCCTCATACACCTCACACTCCACATACACCCCACACACCTCACACCCCCGGGGGCGGAACACCGGGTTCTGCACACACTCCAGGTGGAGGAACGGGACCTCCAAGTGTACCACCCGCCGATAATAATCAACAAAATAACTCGTCCGGAAATAATAACGGCTCGAACAACGCAAACAACAACAGCAACAATTCAAACAATAATACGAGCAGTGGAAATTCTGATAATTCAGTACCGGAAATACCGTCGGATCTTAATTTTGATCCAGCGGCCGTGATAGATGGTGAAGGAACCGGACAAGAAGCCCTaaac TTACTCCCAGAAAGTGTTGACCCATTAGAACTATTAACATATTTGAATCAACCGGATTTAAATACACCACCGTCGAGCGGAAGTAGCAGTGGGGGACCCGGAAACACCACCAGCGACGATATTCTCGCTTTATTCGAATAG
- the LOC111416607 gene encoding trypsin delta-like has translation MIKQLIKMFKFVALAALLACATAIPNQPRSKLPTLDGRIVGGRDAYIEEFPYQVSLLWFGSHICGGSLISQNFVVTAAHCTDGATASQFSIRVGSSIRNSGGSTYTVSQVHQHPQYDEDTIDFDISVLRISNNVALGSAVGLIGLPTQDQPINAGDDATVTGWGTLTEGGILPSQLQAVVVPVVSQAECRRAYGTSSITDRMMCAGVPQGGKDACQGDSGGPLVVGGELIGIVSWGYGCARPGFPGVYSSVPALRSFILSQAGI, from the exons ATGATAAAGCAGTTAATCAAAATGTTCAAATTTGTCGCATTGGCTGCTCTTTTGGCTTGCGCCACCg ctATTCCAAATCAACCCCGTTCCAAACTCCCAACTTTGGACGGAAGAATCGTCGGTGGTAGAGATGCCTACATCGAAGAATTCCCATACCAAGTCTCGCTTCTTTGGTTCGGCAGTCACATTTGTGGTGGATCtttgatttctcaaaatttcgTTGTCACAGCTGCCCATTGCACTGATGG ggCTACAGCGTCTCAATTTTCCATCCGCGTCGGATCATCCATCAGAAATTCAGGCGGAAGTACTTACACCGTCAGTCAAGTTCACCAACACCCACAATACGATGAAGACACCATTGATTTCGACATTTCAGTTCTTCGCATTTCCAATAACGTCGCTTTAGGAAGCGCAGTTGGTTTGATTGGTCTCCCAACTCAAGATCAACCCATCAATGCTGGTGATGACGCCACCGTCACCGGATGGGGAACTTTAACCGAAGGAGGTATTCTTCCTTCCCAACTTCAAGCCGTCGTTGTCCCAGTCGTCAGCCAAGCTGAATGCAGAAGAGCTTACGGAACTAGTTCCATCACCGATCGTATGATGTGCGCCGGTGTACCACAAGGTGGCAAAGACGCTTGCCaa GGTGATAGTGGTGGCCCATTGGTTGTTGGAGGTGAACTCATTGGTATTGTTTCTTGGGGATATGGTTGCGCTCGTCCTGGATTCCCTGGTGTCTATTCCAGCGTACCAGCTCTTCGTAGCTTTATTCTTAGCCAAGCTGGAATCTAA